One genomic segment of Podarcis raffonei isolate rPodRaf1 chromosome 7, rPodRaf1.pri, whole genome shotgun sequence includes these proteins:
- the UBE2W gene encoding ubiquitin-conjugating enzyme E2 W isoform X2, producing the protein MASMQKRLQKELLALQNDPPPGMTLNEKSVQNSITQWIVDMEGAPGTLYEGEKFQLLFKFSSRYPFDSPQVMFTGENIPIHPHVYSNGHICLSILTEDWSPALSVQSVCLSIISMLSSCKEKRRPPDNSFYVRTCNKNPKKTKWWYHDDTC; encoded by the exons ATGGCGTCTATGCAG aagagGCTACAGAAAGAACTGTTGGCTTTACAGAATGACCCACCGCCAGGAATGACTTTGAATGAAAAGAGTGTCCAGAATTCAATTACACA ATGGATTGTAGACATGGAAGGTGCTCCTGGAACATTATATGAAGGGGAGAAATTTCAGCTGCTATTTAAATTCAGTAGTCGGTATCCATTTGACTCTCCTCAG gtcaTGTTTACTGGTGAAAATATTCCCATTCATCCTCATGTTTATAGCAATGGTCATATCTGTTTATCTATTCTAACAGAAGACTGGTCTCCAGCTCTTTCAGTGCAATCAGTTTGTCTTAGCATTATTAGCATGCTTTCCAGCTGCAAAGAAAAG AGACGACCACCTGATAATTCATTTTATGTAAGAACATGTAACAAGAatccaaagaaaacaaaatggtggTATCATG atGACACTTGTTGA
- the UBE2W gene encoding ubiquitin-conjugating enzyme E2 W isoform X1 — MTLNEKSVQNSITQWIVDMEGAPGTLYEGEKFQLLFKFSSRYPFDSPQVMFTGENIPIHPHVYSNGHICLSILTEDWSPALSVQSVCLSIISMLSSCKEKRRPPDNSFYVRTCNKNPKKTKWWYHDDTC; from the exons ATGACTTTGAATGAAAAGAGTGTCCAGAATTCAATTACACA ATGGATTGTAGACATGGAAGGTGCTCCTGGAACATTATATGAAGGGGAGAAATTTCAGCTGCTATTTAAATTCAGTAGTCGGTATCCATTTGACTCTCCTCAG gtcaTGTTTACTGGTGAAAATATTCCCATTCATCCTCATGTTTATAGCAATGGTCATATCTGTTTATCTATTCTAACAGAAGACTGGTCTCCAGCTCTTTCAGTGCAATCAGTTTGTCTTAGCATTATTAGCATGCTTTCCAGCTGCAAAGAAAAG AGACGACCACCTGATAATTCATTTTATGTAAGAACATGTAACAAGAatccaaagaaaacaaaatggtggTATCATG atGACACTTGTTGA